A section of the Synergistaceae bacterium genome encodes:
- a CDS encoding 2-keto-3-deoxygluconate permease, which yields MWGKVPILKTIHKVPGGLMVVFLVLGCLVNTFAPQSLMIGSFTTFLFKQGAMPLIAVLLFCSGAQITVRTAGVALWKGIVLNTSKVLLGVIPALIVGKFVGQHSTWLGLTPLAMISAMSNSNGGLFAALASRYGDDSDVGAVAVLSSNDGPFFEMAFMAGTGLANIPWITLWAVVVPILIGMLLGNLDDDIRDFLKPGVMLSIPFFAFPLGAGLSLKQLVEAGLPGILLGLLTLVVTGVGSYFVYKIFVPKSMRKSAAVGAGVGTSAGNAAATPAAFAAVDPSFASYAPIATAQVGASIVITAILCPLLVDYLSRREAKKAGLDAAAGGPGIKDIGTNL from the coding sequence ATGTGGGGCAAGGTTCCTATTCTCAAAACGATTCACAAGGTTCCGGGCGGTTTGATGGTGGTGTTTCTGGTGCTGGGGTGTCTGGTCAACACCTTTGCGCCGCAGTCTCTGATGATCGGAAGCTTCACGACATTTCTTTTCAAACAGGGAGCCATGCCCCTGATCGCGGTGCTGCTTTTCTGCAGCGGAGCTCAAATTACCGTCAGGACGGCAGGAGTCGCCCTGTGGAAGGGAATCGTTCTCAACACCAGCAAGGTTCTGCTGGGGGTCATTCCGGCCCTCATCGTGGGAAAGTTCGTGGGGCAGCACTCGACCTGGCTGGGGCTTACGCCTCTGGCGATGATCTCCGCCATGTCCAACTCCAACGGCGGGCTGTTCGCGGCCCTGGCTTCCCGTTATGGCGACGACTCGGACGTGGGAGCGGTGGCGGTGCTCTCCAGCAACGACGGTCCCTTCTTCGAGATGGCCTTCATGGCGGGGACGGGGCTGGCCAACATCCCCTGGATCACCCTGTGGGCGGTGGTCGTTCCCATTCTTATCGGAATGCTCCTGGGCAACCTGGACGACGATATTCGCGACTTCCTCAAACCGGGCGTCATGCTTTCCATCCCCTTCTTCGCCTTCCCGCTGGGGGCGGGGCTCAGCCTGAAGCAGCTTGTGGAGGCGGGGCTGCCCGGGATTCTGCTGGGGCTTTTGACGCTGGTGGTCACGGGGGTCGGCAGTTATTTCGTCTATAAGATCTTCGTCCCCAAATCCATGCGCAAAAGCGCCGCGGTTGGCGCGGGTGTAGGGACGAGCGCGGGCAACGCGGCCGCCACGCCGGCGGCTTTTGCGGCGGTGGATCCGTCCTTCGCCTCCTACGCGCCCATCGCTACGGCTCAGGTGGGAGCTTCCATCGTCATCACGGCCATTCTCTGCCCCCTGCTGGTGGACTACCTGTCGAGGCGGGAAGCGAAAAAGGCGGGTCTGGATGCGGCGGCCGGCGGCCCCGGAATCAAGGACATCGGCACCAATTTGTAA